In Pseudomonas oryzicola, one DNA window encodes the following:
- a CDS encoding efflux RND transporter periplasmic adaptor subunit, with protein sequence MLRRRMLIMLAVVLLIVLALGGYKAFSIYQQIQLFTAPRPPITVAAALAEQRPWQERLPAVGSLKALQGVELSLEVEGIVKALHFDSGQQVKAGQLLLQLNDDQETALLGTAQADLGLAKVDFGRGSQLVGDAAISRGEFDRLTAQYRRNQALVDQLKASKTKKSISAPFSGTIGIRQVDVGDYLAAGTVIATLQDLSSLYVDFNVPEQALPRLSVGQQVLVQVAAYPGQTFPASLSAINPKVDEATRNLLVRATMANPDGKLLPGMFANLLILLPNPQPRVVVPESAITYTLYGNSVYVATPKKDKDGRPVNDDKGQPQLTAEQRTVQTGERRDGVVVVSKGLQAGEQVVTAGQLKLTPGAAIRIGEDKALKPVAGAPGKD encoded by the coding sequence ATGCTGCGCCGCCGCATGCTCATCATGTTGGCCGTGGTTCTGCTGATCGTGTTGGCCCTGGGGGGCTACAAAGCCTTCTCGATCTACCAGCAGATCCAGCTGTTCACTGCCCCACGCCCCCCCATCACCGTGGCTGCCGCCCTGGCCGAGCAGCGCCCGTGGCAAGAGCGCCTGCCCGCCGTTGGCAGCCTCAAGGCGCTGCAGGGTGTGGAGCTGAGCCTGGAGGTGGAGGGCATCGTCAAGGCCTTGCACTTCGACTCCGGCCAGCAGGTCAAGGCCGGGCAACTGTTGCTGCAGCTCAATGACGACCAGGAAACCGCCCTGCTCGGTACCGCCCAGGCCGACCTGGGCCTGGCCAAGGTGGATTTCGGTCGCGGCAGCCAACTGGTCGGTGACGCGGCCATCTCCCGTGGCGAGTTCGACCGCCTCACAGCGCAGTACCGGCGCAACCAGGCACTGGTCGATCAACTCAAGGCATCGAAGACCAAGAAGAGCATCAGCGCCCCGTTCAGCGGCACCATCGGCATTCGTCAGGTGGATGTCGGCGACTACCTGGCCGCTGGCACCGTGATCGCAACCCTGCAGGACCTGTCCAGCCTCTACGTCGACTTCAACGTACCGGAGCAGGCCCTGCCACGCCTGAGCGTAGGCCAGCAGGTGCTGGTGCAGGTGGCCGCGTACCCCGGCCAGACCTTTCCTGCCAGCCTGAGCGCCATCAACCCTAAGGTCGACGAGGCCACGCGTAACCTGCTGGTGCGCGCAACCATGGCCAACCCGGACGGCAAGCTGTTGCCGGGCATGTTCGCCAACCTGCTGATCCTGTTGCCCAACCCGCAGCCACGAGTGGTGGTGCCGGAAAGCGCCATCACCTACACCCTGTACGGCAATTCGGTGTATGTCGCGACGCCGAAGAAGGACAAGGACGGCAGGCCGGTAAACGACGACAAGGGCCAGCCGCAGCTTACCGCCGAGCAACGCACGGTGCAGACCGGCGAGCGCCGTGACGGTGTGGTGGTGGTCAGCAAGGGCCTGCAGGCCGGGGAGCAGGTGGTCACCGCCGGTCAACTGAAACTGACCCCCGGGGCCGCGATCCGCATCGGCGAGGACAAAGCCCTCAAGCCCGTAGCGGGCGCGCCGGGCAAGGACTGA